GCATAATCAGTtggcattttgtaaaacatcttatattttgttgttgtttttgtttttaaatatcaataatttattatttgtcagTTACGTTTGATCCAATTaagtagtttatttattttgaaatggtcCAACTGATGCTATTAATCAGGTTAATCCAGTTGGTGTTCAATCACCGGAGTTAAACAACATAGGGCCAGGTTAGTACTTGAATGGGTGACCGCCTGGGAACACTGGGTGCTGGAGACGTTTTATTTTCCtgctaaaaaaacaaccccactaatttctttttaaattttttttgttgttgttttttatctcaTAAGATAAGTTTGAATttcgtaaatattttaaatattcagaATGTGTTATTTGTCAATTACGTTCCAATTAAGTAATTCATTTATCAGTGAACTAATACAGTTAACCATGTTTCAAAATAGCAttcgtatacatgtacatttgtaatgTCATATTTGTTCTGTCATTGTTGTCTATGGCTATACCAACTAGAAAACACCGGTCCGACTCGGTTactggtgaagtcagaggttgtgcccagaatggacgtgcctgaatctGATGGAATATAGGTACGTTAATACAGTCCACCCACCCTACACCGGATCTCCtccctataggtagtactaaaccaaataacttttggctgggtcaaagttggaggtgcaccgaacttttgatagagaagctaacaccacaagtcccgtGATTGGttatataaatgtgagtgtgttggttgtaaaaatcattagttttatctgggcaaaatatgtctgcaattttatttcatctagtaccactgtgtcaagtagccttgtgctcaggtcaggtcaggtcagagagtttaacctgcctattcagagcaagctgttgtagcgcacgcctgtcctgggcgcaggtgtcggcctcagtcggttcctccgtccaggacaggaatggggtggggagggtgggggaggCGCCTGCACTATCAGGTGCAAAGCCTTGTGCtggaaacatgtatggggtacctgttaaaaagaaaaagaagtaacattttgtgcggaactagggtagtcacagacgctacccgttatctctaaaatgagcagcttcactcGTAatcttttctgatttactttaagggtgaggggtggtagccacatgttactattgtcgtctatggaattaTTTGGCAATATACACCCATCAGCGCATTTTAGCAACGTATGGTCCGCTTATTACTCCGATGGGTGACGGCCTGGCCAAACCGGGTACCGTAGACATACAAAAACAGTTCTTTAGCATATTAATGTCTATTTATCAATTTTGTAAGTTTTCTGTACGACATTAAAATGTTGAACTGTTTAGCGTTGGTcttttgttaattatatttattttatgacaatgcgtcattacaaaattattatatatttatgaagatGACGTAATCATAAAAAGCATATTATTATCATCCAAGTGCAAAAgttaaactttttttgtttaacgacaccactagagcacattgatttattaatcatcggctattggatgtgaaacgttttggtaattctgacatatagtcttaagagaggaaacccgctacatcttttcattagcagcaagggatcactTACATTAACCATCCTAGAGGCCTTTGATACacgtcatggtgcactggctagaacgagaaatagcccaatgggtccacagatgaggatcgatcctagaccgaccgcgcatcaagctagcgttttaccactgggctacgtctgccCCATCTAAGTGCTATACACGAGACAATGGGCCAATTATAACTACAGCAATTGAGTACATAACACTTTCGTGTGATGTGGGTGGCCCTGATAAGGGCCTTTAAGGAGTGGGGTCCTCTCGTGACTGCAGTTTAGGCTTTCTTTGCCTTGACGACTTTCTTTTTGGGCGTTTTGACCTTTTTTGGCTTTGCTGCCACCTTTGCTTTCTTGGGCGTCTTTGCTTTCTTTGGTTTTGCGGTCTTCTTAGGGGACTTGGTTTTCTTAGCTGCAGGCTTAGCTTTCTTGTCTCCTGCCGACTTCTTGGTTGCCTTCTTGATGGGAGTTTTAACCTTCTTTGGCTTCTCAACAGCAGTCTTcttggcagcaggtttcttttctgcTTTCTTCTCGCCGAGACGAAATGAACCTGCAGCACCTGTGCCTTTAGCCTGTTTCAGTATTCCACTCTGAACACCATTCTTCAAAGCAGTCTTGAGACGGGCATTGATTGCCTTCGGGTTGTCTCCAACTTTGTAGTTGGCCATGACGTACTTGAGAAGTGCCTGTCTGGACGAGCCACCCCTCTCCTTCAGTGCGGTGACTGCATCTTTCACCATACTAGAATACGATGGGTGATCCGCTGGCTTCTTAGGCTTGGATACTttcttttttggtgttttaactTGAGTAGACTCCGTCATTTTTACCTTCAGTGATGCTATATTTCTCCTAATTCGATCAACGACTTACTCCTAACAGTATCAATCCGATTGTGTCCCCAGCCTCAGATCCCGCCACGCTCTCAAAATCGCGCGGACGTCGTCGAACTCGTCGTTTTCGGCTCAGCTGATCAGCCGCCATGGCTGGAAAACAACCGTTTGCTAGTGTGCATTGAATATTGTAaaccatatttatttcaataaaattgattaattaGAAACTTAATTTTGCTACCACCTTTTAGGAGACATAATGTACTATCTAACTTTCGAAAACAGAAATCGTGTGCGGTCTTTAAAGACTGAAAATCTAGTGATAAAGCGCAATAAAATGGCCAAACAAGTTAAaacttttgtcatttttgttacaaaatacacatttcgAAAAAGTGTATACCAAAAATCACATTACACTTTCGAAGTACATCCATTGTAGGTGTCCAGATATAACTATTTGAAGGAAAAAGGTAAAGTTTAATGCAGTGAGGTCTGGAAACAAATCATGtatcaaacacaaaaacataggCTTGTAAAAACAAAGATGCCGGTCGTCAGTTGagtatttgttgttgtatacTGATTAATATAATGCAATACTAACGATTAAGCTATTCAAAACTATAAACTAATTGCATTTTATTCTTCTGTTATATTTCTTAAAACGTACTATATTAGCATTTAACATTAGATAAATTAGCGGAACTTGTCATTATTACAACCATTTATGTCGGAGTGATGTCCACCGGTACgggtgtacacacacatacaccccccccccccccccccccccccccccccccccccccccccccccccccacacacacacacacacacacacacaaaaatacacagagagagagacagagagagagagagagagagagagagagagagagagagagagagagagagagagagagagagagagagagagagagagagagagaggtacacGAACACATGCTCACACATCCACTCACGTTTGTTATAACAACAACGGCCCCCACCCAGACCGAGCAAGGCCACAATACTGTCTTATCTCTCACCAACCAGTAAACTACTGTtctggacagcccagatagctgaggtgtgtgtcctggacagtgtgcttgaacctcagttgGATATAAGAACAAATCTAggtacaaatgaaatgaataaatgaaagcaatacatgttttattttgtggctagaaataattaaattatgcgTTATTGTTTGGTGTtgagttttggttttggtggacggggtggggggggggggggggggggggggtgggggtggggtgagagTGTGTGGCATAATCAGTtggcattttgtaaaacatcttatattttgttgttgtttttgtttttaaatatcaataatttattatttgtcagTTACGTTTGATCCAATTaagtagtttatttattttgaaatggtcCAACTGATGCTATTAATCAGGTTAATCCAGTTGGTGTTCAATCACCGGAGTTAAACAACATAGGGCCAGGTTAGTACTTGAATGGGTGACCGCCTGGGAACACTGGGTGCTGGAGACGTTTTATTTTCCtgctaaaaaaacaaccccactaatttctttttaaattttttttgttgttgttttttatctcaTAAGATAAGTTTGAATttcgtaaatattttaaatattcagaATGTGTTATTTGTCAATTACGTTCCAATTAAGTAATTCATTTATCAGTGAACTAATACAGTTAACCATGTTTCAAAATAGCAttcgtatacatgtacatttgtaatgTCATATTTGTTCTGTCATTGTTGTCTATGGCTATACCAACTAGAAAACACCGGTCCGACTCGGTTactggtgaagtcagaggttgtgcccagaatggacgtgcctgaatctGATGGAATATAGGTACGTTAATACAGTCCACCCACCCTACACCGGATCTCCtccctataggtagtactaaaccaaataacttttggctgggtcaaagttggaggtgcaccgaacttttgatagagaagctaacaccacaagtcccgtGATTGGttatataaatgtgagtgtgttggttgtaaaaatcattagttttatctgggcaaaatatgtctgcaattttatttcatctagtaccactgtgtcaagtagccttgtgctcaggtcaggtcaggtcagagagtttaacctgcctattcagagcaagctgttgtagcgcacgcctgtcctgggcgcaggtgtcggcctcagtcggttcctccgtccaggacaggaatggggtggggagggtgggggaggCGCCTGCACTATCAGGTGCAAAGCCTTGTGCtggaaacatgtatggggtacctgttaaaaagaaaaagaagtaacattttgtgcggaactagggtagtcacagacgctacccgttatctctaaaatgagcagcttcactcGTAatcttttctgatttactttaagggtgaggggtggtagccacatgttactattgtcgtctatggaattttatttggcaATATACACCCATCAGCGCATTTTAGCAACGTATGGTCCGCTTATTACTCCGATGGGTGACGGCCTGGCCAAACCGGGTACCGTAGACATACAAAAACAGTTCTTTAGCATATTAATGTCTATTTATCAATTTTGTAAGTTTTCTGTACGACATTAAAATGTTGAACTGTTTAGCGTTGGTcttttgttaattatatttattttatgacaatgcgtcattacaaaattattatatatttatgaagatGACGTAATCATAAAAAGCATATTATTATCATCCAAGTGCAAAAgttaaactttttttgtttaacgacaccactagagcacattgatttattaatcatcggctattggatgtgaaacgttttggtaattctgacatatagtcttaagagaggaaacccgctacatcttttcattagcagcaagggatcactTACATTAACCATCCTAGAGGCCTTTGATACacgtcatggtgcactggctagaacgagaaatagcccaatgggtccacagatgaggatcgatcctagaccgaccgcgcatcaagctagcgttttaccactgggctacgtctgccCCATCTAAGTGCTATACACGAGACAATGGGCCAATTATAACTACAGCAATTGAGTACATAACACTTTCGTGTGATGTGGGTGGCCCTGATAAGGGCCTTTAAGGAGTGGGGTCCTCTCGTGACTGCAGTTTAGGCTTTCTTTTTTTGCCTTGACGACTTTCTTTTTGGGCGTTTTGACCTTTTTTGGCTTTGCTGCCACCTTTGCTTTCTTGGGCGTCTTTGCTTTCTTTGGTTTTGCGGTCTTCTTAGGGGACTTGGTTTTCTTAGCTGCAGGCTTAGCTTTCTTGTCTCCTGCCGACTTCTTGGTTGCCTTCTTGATGGGAGTTTTAACCTTCTTTGGCTTCTCAACAGCAGTCTTcttggcagcaggtttcttttctgcTTTCTTCTCGCCGAGACGAAATGAACCTGCAGCACCTGTGCCTTTAGCCTGTTTCAGTATTCCACTCTGAACACCATTCTTCAAAGCAGTCTTGAGACGGGCATTGATTGCCTTCGGGTTGTCTCCAACTTTGTAGTTGGCCATGACGTACTTGAGAAGTGCCTGTCTGGACGAGCCACCCCTCTCCTTCAGTGCGGTGACTGCATCTTTCACCATACTAGAATACGATGGGTGATCCGCTGGCTTCTTAGGCTTGGATACTttcttttttggtgttttaactTGAGTAGACTCCGTCATTTTTACCTTCAGTGATGCTATATTTCTCCTAATTCGATCAACGACTTACTCCTAACAGTATCAATCCGATTGTGTCCCCAGCCTCAGATCCCGCCACGCTCTCAAAATCGCGCGGACGTCGTCGAACTCGTCGTTTTCGGCTCAGCTGATCAGCCGCCATGGCTGGAAAACAACCGTTTGCTAGTGTGCATTGAATATTGTAaaccatatttatttcaataaaattgattaattaGAAACTTAATTTTGCTACCACCTTTTAGGAGACATAATGTACTATCTAACTTTCGAAAACAGAAATCGTGTGCGGTCTTTAAAGACTGAAAATCTAGTGATAAAGCGCAATAAAATGGCCAAACAAGTTAAaacttttgtcatttttgttacaaaatacacatttcgAAAAAGTGTATACCAAAAATCACATTACACTTTCGAAGTACATCCATTGTAGGTGTCCAGATATAACTATTTGAAGGAAAAAGGTAAAGTTTAATGCAGTGAGGTCTGGAAACAAATCATGtatcaaacacaaaaacataggCTTGTAAAAACAAAGATGCCGGTCGTCAGTTGagtatttgttgttgtatacTGATTAATATAATGCAATACTAACGATTAAGCTATTCAAAACTATAAACTAATTGCATTTTATTCTTCTGTTATATTTCTTAAAACGTACTATATTAGCATTTAACATTAGATAAATTAGCGGAACTTGTCATTATTAATCAACCATTTATGTCGGAGTGATGTCCACCGGTACGGGTgtacacacacccccacccccccccccccccccccccccccccccccccccccccccccacacacacacacacacacacacacacacacacaaaaatacacatacagagagagacagagagagataaagagagagagagagagagagagagagagagagagagagagagagagagagagagagagagagagagagaggtacacGAACACATGCTCACACATCCACTCACGTTTGTTATAACAACAACGGCCCCCACCCAGACCGAGCAAGGCCACAATACTGTCTTATCTCTCACCAACCAGTAAACTACTGTtctggacagcccagatagctgaggtgtgtgtcctggacagtgtgcttgaacctcagttgGATATAAGAACAAATCTAggtacaaatgaaatgaataaatgaaagcaatacatgttttattttgtggctagaaataattaaattatgcgTTATTGTTTGGTGTtgagttttggttttggtggacggggggggggggggggggggggggggggggggggggtggggtgagagTGTGTGGCATAATCAGTtggcattttgtaaaacatcttatattttgttgttgtttttgtttttaaatatcaataatttattatttgtcagTTACGTTTGATCCAATTaagtagtttatttattttgaaatggtcCAACTGATGCTATTAATCAGGTTAATCCAGTTGGTGTTCAATCACCGGAGTTAAACAACATAGGGCCAGGTTAGTACTTGAATGGGTGACCGCCTGGGAACACTGGGTGCTGGAGACGTTTTATTTTCCtgctaaaaaaacaaccccactaatttctttttaaattttttttgttgttgttttttatctcaTAAGATAAGTTTGAATttcgtaaatattttaaatattcagaATGTGTTATTTGTCAATTACGTTCCAATTAAGTAATTCATTTATCAGTGAACTAATACAGTTAACCATGTTTCAAAATAGCAttcgtatacatgtacatttgtaatgTCATATTTGTTCTGTCATTGTTGTCTATGGCTATACCAACTAGAAAACACCGGTCCGACTCGGTTactggtgaagtcagaggttgtgcccagaatggacgtgcctgaatctGATGGAATATAGGTACGTTAATACAGTCCACCCACCCTACACCGGATCTCCtccctataggtagtactaaaccaaataacttttggctgggtcaaagttggaggtgcaccgaacttttgatagagaagctaacaccacaagtcccgtGATTGGttatataaatgtgagtgtgttggttgtaaaaatcattagttttatctgggcaaaatatgtctgcaattttatttcatctagtaccactgtgtcaagtagccttgtgctcaggtcaggtcaggtcagagagtttaacctgcctattcagagcaagctgttgtagcgcacgcctgtcctgggcgcaggtgtcggcctcagtcggttcctccgtccaggacaggaatggggtggggagggtgggggaggCGCCTGCACTATCAGGTGCAAAGCCTTGTGCtggaaacatgtatggggtacctgttaaaaagaaaaagaagtaacattttgtgcggaactagggtagtcacagacgctacccgttatctctaaaatgagcagcttcactcGTAatcttttctgatttactttaagggtgaggggtggtagccacatgttactattgtcgtctatggaattttatttggcaATATACACCCATCAGCGCATTTTAGCAACGTATGGTCCGCTTATTACTCCGATGGGTGACGGCCTGGCCAAACCGGGTACCGTAGACATACAAAAACAGTTCTTTAGCATATTAATGTCTATTTATCAATTTTGTAAGTTTTCTGTACGACATTAAAATGTTGAACTGTTTAGCGTTGGTcttttgttaattatatttattttatgacaatgcgtcattacaaaattattatatatttatgaagatGACGTAATCATAAAAAGCATATTATTATCATCCAAGTGCAAAAgttaaactttttttgtttaacgacaccactagagcacattgatttattaatcatcggctattggatgtgaaacgttttggtaattctgacatatagtcttaagagaggaaacccgctacatcttttcattagcagcaagggatcactTACATTAACCATCCTAGAGGCCTTTGATACacgtcatggtgcactggctagaacgagaaatagcccaatgggtccacagatgaggatcgatcctagaccgaccgcgcatcaagctagcgttttaccactgggctacgtctgccCCATCTAAGTGCTATACACGAGACAATGGGCCAATTATAACTACAGCAATTGAGTACATAACACTTTCGTGTGATGTGGGTGGCCCTGATAAGGGCCTTTAAGGAGTGGGGTCCTCTCGTGACTGCAGTTTAGGCTTTCTTTGCCTTGACGACTTTCTTTTTGGGCGTTTTGACCTTTTTTGGCTTTGCTGCCACCTTTGCTTTCTTGGGCGTCTTTGCTTTCTTTGGTTTTGCGGTCTTCTTAGGGGACTTGGTTTTCTTAGCTGCAGGCTTAGCTTTCTTGTCTCCTGCCGACTTCTTGGTTGCCTTCTTGATGGGAGTTTTAACCTTCTTTGGCTTCTCAACAGCAGTCTTcttggcagcaggtttcttttctgcTTTCTTCTCGCCGAGACGAAATGAACCTGCAGCACCTGTGCCTTTAGCCTGTTTCAGTATTCCACTCTGAACACCATTCTTCAAAGCAGTCTTGAGACGGGCATTGATTGCCTTCGGGTTGTCTCCAACTTTGTAGTTGGCCATGACGTACTTGAGAAGTGCCTGTCTGGACGAGCCACCCCTCTCCTTCAGTGCGGTGACTGCATCTTTCACCATACTAGAATACGATGGGTGATCCGCTGGCTTCTTAGGCTTGGATACTttcttttttggtgttttaactTGAGTAGACTC
This Gigantopelta aegis isolate Gae_Host unplaced genomic scaffold, Gae_host_genome ctg7642_pilon_pilon, whole genome shotgun sequence DNA region includes the following protein-coding sequences:
- the LOC121366891 gene encoding histone H1-delta-like; its protein translation is MTESTQVKTPKKKVSKPKKPADHPSYSSMVKDAVTALKERGGSSRQALLKYVMANYKVGDNPKAINARLKTALKNGVQSGILKQAKGTGAAGSFRLGEKKAEKKPAAKKTAVEKPKKVKTPIKKATKKSAGDKKAKPAAKKTKSPKKTAKPKKAKTPKKAKVAAKPKKVKTPKKKVVKAKKESLNCSHERTPLLKGPYQGHPHHTKVLCTQLL
- the LOC121366892 gene encoding histone H1-delta-like codes for the protein MTESTQVKTPKKKVSKPKKPADHPSYSSMVKDAVTALKERGGSSRQALLKYVMANYKVGDNPKAINARLKTALKNGVQSGILKQAKGTGAAGSFRLGEKKAEKKPAAKKTAVEKPKKVKTPIKKATKKSAGDKKAKPAAKKTKSPKKTAKPKKAKTPKKAKVAAKPKKVKTPKKKVVKAKKA
- the LOC121366895 gene encoding histone H1-delta-like; the encoded protein is MTESTQVKTPKKKVSKPKKPADHPSYSSMVKDAVTALKERGGSSRQALLKYVMANYKVGDNPKAINARLKTALKNGVQSGILKQAKGTGAAGSFRLGEKKAEKKPAAKKTAVEKPKKVKTPIKKATKKSAGDKKAKPAAKKTKSPKKTAKPKKAKTPKKAKVAAKPKKVKTPKKKVVKAKKA